From one Triticum aestivum cultivar Chinese Spring chromosome 4B, IWGSC CS RefSeq v2.1, whole genome shotgun sequence genomic stretch:
- the LOC123093785 gene encoding uncharacterized protein, which yields MVSSRGPALESPMLHASAASPPRLPSSASLPDAVHIGDPPSSPFSGSHGMEGVAPPAMAAGASLPDAVHIGDLPPPFSGSHGMEGVASPAMVAGASLPDMIHIGDLPSSLFSGSHEMEGVAPPAMAAGAAQRTSNLLVPLPDGSELPPYKLIVTYGARSYKNYKGDQCMVSSWSWDIRVERQTSYDQLVGLMQSKYPWGNDEGVVFSKWNSSNQYFVLVRNDEDVVSMYDENEEDKIIKILVQFCKNGEEEKFAQSLLQPIRPSPGKEVPKLIVEDLTQKSEYEYEIPEENLTRQEKSKEGYEGEDHVGIDEEDQYLDGDEQENGGGQAKDADHKATEDVSQDVEEDSDEHEEDSDDHDEDSDGDPSMTSIALKKRLLEKYHVDIDYQRVLAGRRIALDQIFGKWEDSFECLHNWQAEVLRKCPTSIVVINHKEIEGQQRFTRAFVYFRACIDEFLLGCRPYLSVDATALNGKWKGQLAVACGVDGHNWLYPVAYVVFDSETKEN from the exons ATGGTCTCTTCGAGGGGACCTGCTCTGGAATCGCCAATGCTTCACGCATCTGCAGCCTCCCCTCCGCGGCTCCCTTCTTCGGCCTCCCTCCCCGACGCGGTCCACATCGGCGACCCCCCTTCCTCCCCCTTCAGCGGCTCACACGGAATGGAGGGAGtcgcgccgccggccatggcggcaGGGGCATCCCTCCCCGATGCGGTCCACATCGGCGACCTCCCTCCCCCCTTCAGCGGCTCACACGGGATGGAGGGAGTGGCATCGCCGGCCATGGTGGCAGGGGCCTCCCTCCCTGACATGATCCACATCGGCGACCTCCCTTCCTCCCTCTTCAGCGGCTCACACGAGATGGAGGGAGtcgcgccgccggccatggcggcaGGGGCGGCTCAGAGGACCTCAAACCTACTGGTTCCTCTCCCTGATGG GTCAGAGCTGCCACCTTATAAGCTGATTGTGACATACGGGGCGCGTTCTTACAAGAATTACAAGGGCGACCAGTGCATGGTGTCTTCTTGGAGCTGGGACATTCGTGTAGAGAGGCAGACCAGTTATGATCAACTTGTGGGGCTGATGCAGAGTAAATATCCATGGGGAAATGATGAGGGTGTTGTGTTTTCAAAGTGGAATAGTAGCAACCAATATTTTGTGCTAGTTCGCAATGATGAAGATGTGGTCAGCATGTATGATGAGAATGAGGAAGACAAGATTATTAAGATACTTGTTCAGTTCTGCAAGAATGGTGAGGAGGAGAAGTTTGCTCAGAGTTTGCTTCAACCAATCCGACCTTCTCCAGGAAAGGAAGTGCCCAAGCTCATAGTGGAAGATTTAACTCAGAAATCTGAATATGAGTATGAGATACCCGAGGAGAACTTGACAAGGCAAGAAAAATCTAAAGAGGGCTATGAAGGAGAGGATCACGTTGGAATAGATGAGGAGGACCAGTACCTTGATggcgacgagcaggaaaatggagGTGGGCAAGCCAAAGATGCTGACCATAAGGCAACCGAAGATGTTTCCCAAGATGTCGAGGAGGATAGTGATGAGCATGAAGAGGATagtgatgatcatgacgaggatagTGATGGGGATCCAAGTATGACTAGCATTGCTTTGAAGAAACGGTTGCTTGAGAAATACCATGTCGATATCGATTATCAAAGAGTGCTTGCAGGTAGGCGCATAGCCTTGGACCAGATATTTGGCAAGTGGGAGGACAGTTTTGAGTGCTTGCACAACTGGCAGGCTGAGGTGCTTAGGAAGTGCCCAACAAGTATTGTAGTGATAAATCACAAAGAGATCGAAGGGCAGCAACGCTTCACAAGGGCATTTGTCTATTTTAGAGCTTGCATTGATGAATTTCTGTTAGGATGTAGACCTTACTTGAGTGTTGATGCCACTGCCTTGAATGGGAAATGGAAAGGACAGCTTGCGGTTGCTTGTGGTGTTGATGGACACAATTGGTTGTATCCAGTGGCTTATGTTGTATTTGATTCAGAGACTAAAGAGAACTAG